GGAAGCGCAGCACATCGCCGGTCGAACTCAGGCGCGCGTCGCCCGGGCCGAGCAGCAGACTGGGATGCAAGATGCAAAGTGCGGGGCCACCCTCGGCGCAGAGGGCCTCCGCGGCGCGCTCCTGGTAGAGCTTGCTCGCGTAGTAGGGCCAGCGCGCGATCAATGCGAGCGGTGGCGTCGTCTGTTCGCTGGGCCGGCTGCCGGCGTCCGTGCTCACCGCGAGGGTCCCGCTGGTCGACGCCAGGACGAGCTTCTCGACGCCGGCGTCGCGCGCCGCGCTGCAGAGCAGGCGGGTGCCCTCGACGTGCACGGCGTGCATCGCCGCGGCGTCCTCCGCGCGGCGCGAGACGCGCCCCGCCAGATGGTAGATCCGCCGGACACCCGCCACCGCGGCGCGCGCGGTCGCCGGCTCGGTCAGCGAGCCATGGACCCAGCTCACACGGCTCCAGCCCGCGTGGGCCTCCGCCTCGCCGCCTCCGGAGGGCGGCGAGGGTGCGGCCGGCGCTGAGGTCAGCAGGCGCAGCGTCGCCGGGTCTTCGCGGCCGAAGAGCTGCTCGACCAGGTGGCGGCCCAAGAAGCCCGTCGCCCCGGTCACGAGCACCGTAGGTTGCGCAGGGCGTGCTCTGCTCATCGCTTCCACCGCCTGCTCATGGGGCCGAGCGCTTGCGGCGCGGCCGGGGTGTTGCTTTCGGCGCCGCCAGCCCGGCCTGGCCCTCAGCGGCATGGTCGGCGGCGGCAGCAAGGGCCGCTGCCGCGGCGCTCGGGCCCGTGACGGGTGCGGGTGGTAGGCCGATGGCCGCGCGCAGGGCCTCGACGTCGTGCCAGCAGGGCCGTCCGTCCCGCATCGCCTCGATCTGGCGCTGCACGGCGAGGGCGATCGCCCGATAGGACTCGCTGCGGGGCAGGCCGGCAGTCAGGCGCTCGATCGTCGCGAACTCGAGCAGCGGCCCGACGCGGGCGCCGACCTCGCGCTGCTTGGGCCAGAGCCCCCCCTTGGGCAGGGCCTCGTAGGAGCCCCAGATGTAGACCGGCAGCACGCCGACGCGCGCGTGCGCGGCCAGATAGCCGAGGCTCGGCTTGAACTCCTGAAGCTCGCCCGTGGGCGAGCGGGTGCCCTCCGGGAAGATCAACAGGTCATGGCCCTGCGCCAGCAGGTCCAGCGCCTGGCGCAGCGATCGCCGCAGCGAGCCGCTGCGATCCATCGGCACCAGCTTGGTGAAGTTCTCGAAGTAGGCGCGCTTCAGCGGCGTGTCGAAGAAATAGTCCGCGGCGGCGAGACCGTGAAGGTTGGTGCCGCGATCATGCAGCGCCAGCTTGGCCAGGCCGCTGTCGAGGTGCGAGCAATGGTTGGCCGCCAAGATGAAATGCGTGTGATAGGGGATGTTGGCGCGGCCCTCGAAGCGACAGTCGAAGAGGTGCCGGTAGATCCAGCTTTGACCCTGGTCGAGCGCGCGGCTGCCGACGGTCGCCAGCGCGGAGGGGATGCGCAGCGTGCGCGCCTCGGAGGCATCGCCTGGCGCGGCCGCGGCCTCGTCGCCTTGGCCGGCGACGGTCACCGCCGTCACGCTGCTGCGCAGCTCGCTCGTCCAACTGGCGCTCGCCGCGCCCGCGCCGCCCGCGACGCGGCGGGCGACGGCCGCCAGCTCCCGCATGCTGCCGAGGGCCGTGATGTCCTCGAGGCCGCCCAGCGTGCCGCCCGCGTGCTCGATCGCCGCCGCCAGCTCGCTGTACATCAGGCTGTCGAAGCCGAGCTCTTCGAGGCGCGTGTCGAGCGTCAGCTGCGCGCGCGCTCGTCCGCTGACCTGCGCCACCAGCTCGATCAGCCAGTCGTGGCCCGAGCCGCTCGGCGCGCCGCTGGCGTCGAGGGCGCGACCGCCCCCCTGCGTCGTGCGCCGCAGCCGTCGCTCCAGCAGGAAGAGCACCTCGTTGCGACGCACCTTGCGCGTCGCCGTGCGGGGAAGCTCGTCGTTCGTCAGCTCGAGCAGCTTGATCCGCTTGTGGAAGGGAAGCGTGGCGGAGACGGCGCGGAAGTGGTCGCGGATGCGCGCCTCGCGCTCCTCGCTGCCGAGGGTCGGCTCCTGCATCGGGTCGGGCACGACCAAGGCGGCGACCCGCTCGTGGTGACCATCGGGGAGGCCGACGACGCTCAGCTCCTTGACCAGGGGGCAGCCGCCGTAGAGCTCCTCGAGCTCATCGGGATAGACGTTGCGCCCGTCGGCGTCGACGATCAGATCCTTGCTGCGCCCGACGAGGAAGAGATTGCGCGCATCGTCGAGGTAGCCGAGGTCGCCGGTGTAGAGCCAGCCGTCGCGTAGCGCAGCGGTGGTGGCGGCCTCGTTGCCGTAGTAGCCCGCCATCACCGTCGGGCCGCGGGCGATGATCTCGCCGACCCCGCGCCCATCCGGGTCGACCACCTGCAGCTCGATGCGTGGCAGGGGCTGCCCGACGCTGCCCCAGACCGGGCGCTCATGCGGGCGCGTCACGGTCAAGACCGGCGAGGCCTCGGTCAGGCCGTAGCCCTCGAGCAGCGGCAGCCCGAGCCCATAGAAGAAGCGGTTGACCTCCTCCGCCAGCGGCGACCCGCCGCTGATCAGGTAGCGCAGCCGCCCACCGAGGCGCGCGTGGAGCGGCCAGAGCAGCGCCAGGCCCGGATTGACGGGGGTATGCTCGCGCAGCCAGCCGCCGCCGCGAATGGCGCCGTCGAGGAGGGTCGTGAGCCAGGCCCCATGCTCGCCGACGCCGCTGCGCAGGCGCCGGCGCAGCAGCTCCCAGAGCGCAGGCACGCCGACGATGGCCGTGACCTTGCCGCTGCGCAGCGCGCCGCTGAGCGCGTCGCCGTTCATCTCGCGCAGGTAGGTGATCTGGGCGCCATGCGCCAGCGGCAAGAGCAGCCCCGCCGAGAACTCGAGCGTATGATGCAGCGGCAAGACGCTGAGCAGGCCATCGGTCGGCCGCAGATCGAAGACGCTGGTCAGCTCGGCCGTCATCGCCGTCAGGTTGCGCTGGGTCAGCATCACGCCCTTGGGCTGACCGGTGGTGCCCGAGGTGAAGATCAGCGAGGCGACGGCGTCGCTCTGCAGCCGAGGCCTCGGCGCCGGCTCGTCCGCGGGCTGCTCGGGCACGGCTGGCGCCAGCGCCTGGGCCAGCGTCCAGAGGGCTACGCCCTCGTGTTCGGCCGCGTCGAGCGCCAGCCGCAAGGCGCTCGCGCCAGCGCTGGCGCCCTCACCGAGCAGGACGCCGGCGACGCCACCGGCGCGCACGAGGTTGACGATCTCGACCACCGAGGACTGCTTATCGACGGGTACGCAGGTGCAGCCGCGGTCGATCACGCCGAAGTAGCACATCGCCCACTCCGGCCGATTCTCGCAGAGCAGCATCACCCGCGCGCCAGGTTGCACGCCCTGCCGCTGGAGGAAGCCCGCGACGCGGGCGGCGAGCTCGCGCAGATCGGCGTAGGTGTAGCGGTCGTCGTGCCCGTCGCGCTCCATCCGCAACGCCACCCGGGTGGGGTGCAGGCGGGCCGCCGTCTCGAGCAGCTCGATCAAGCTGTTGTAGGTGAAGATGGTCTTCGGCGGCTTGGCGGCGAAGTCGCGCTCGAGCTCGGGGAAGACCCACTTCTCCAGCCCCGGGAAGTGGATCGACATCCAGTAGTGGTGCCAATCGAGCGCGGCCACGCCCCAGGGCAGCAGCGGGCGCTCGGCCGCGACGAAGCGCGCCTGCAGTGCGCGCAGGTGATCGGTGCGGAAGACATAGTGGTTGTCGACGGTGAAGGGCCGATACATCGCGAAGGCCTCTTCGACGCCCTCCATCACCTGCTCGACGCGCTGCACCTGGCCCTTGAGGCGCTCGACGGTCTCGGCGACGCGCCGCGCGCCCCAGCGCGGCTGGACCTCGTCGAGCAGGCGCCCGACCTGGCGCGCGGTGCGCCGGAAGAGCGGGGCCGAGCTGCGGGCGAAGGTAGCGGCGCTCGCCGGACGCGCCTCCATGCGCGCCAGCAGCGCGTTGATCCAGCGCGGGCCCTCGTCGCGCCGCTGGAAGTGCTTGCGCTTGTAGAGCCCGAGCAACGCGACCACCTGCTGCATCCGCACGGGATTCGTGTCGCCCGAGGCCAGCTGATAGACCAGCTCGGGTTCACCGACGCAGCATTGCGCGGCGACGCTGAGCAGGCCGGCCGCGATGTGGTCGACTGGCGTCAGGTCGAGGATCAGCTTCTCGCTCGCCAAGAAGAGGTTCTGGCCCTTCAGCGCCAGGAAGGTCAGCGGCGCCGTGGTGGTGAAGCCCTCGTTCCAGCCGGGGAAGGGAAAGGCGACGGCGCTCTCGACGATCGACGGGCGGACGATCGCGCGCACGAGGCCCTCTTCGCGCGCCACGAGCTGCTCGGCGAGGGCCTTGCTGTAGCAATAGATATTGGGCCAACCCCAGCGCGCCGCGCGCTCGATGCCCAAGGCCGTCAGGCGATCGCGAATCCAGTTCTTGCGCTCACGGGCCTGCGCCAGCTTGAGGTAGCGCTCGTTCTCGGGGTCGCGCCCCTCCTCGCGCAGACGCTCGCGCGCGGCGCGGAAGAAGTAGGCGGTCTGCACGGCGTCGTCTGCCTCGGCGCGCACGCGCGCCGCGAGCTGGGCGCAGTCGGCGATCTCCTGCTCGACGTCGAAGCGCGCGCCCTCCAGCTCCTCGTGGCGCGGGAAGTAGCCGACGACCGGCTCATTCTCCCAAATGTCGCCGCTGCGGTTGCCGGCGACGAAGCAGGTGCTGACGTGGACGAGCGCGGGACGGCGCAGGCGCTTGGCGAAGGCGATGATGTTGCGCGTGCCGTTGACGTTGGTGCGCAAGGACTGGTCGAGCGCGGGGTTGAAGGTGACCTTGCCCGAGCTGTTGAGGATCACGTCGACGTTGGCGGCCACCTCGGCTGCCGCGGCGCCGAGCCCGAGATCGTCACGCGTGATGTCGCCGTCGACGACGCGGACCTTGTCGCGCAGCAGGCCCTCGAGCGCCGCGCCGTAGCGCTCACGGAGGGGATCGAAGACGGGGGAGCCGACGACGTCGCTCCAGAAGCGATCCTCGCTGCTGGTGCCGCTGCCGGCGCGCACCATCACGTAGACGCGGCCGACCGCGGGGAAGTTATGCAGCAGCATCGCCAGCGTGACCTTGCCGAGGAAGCCCGTCCCGCCCAGCAGGAAGAGCTGTCGGCCGGCGAAGGCCTCGCTCGGCGATAGGTCGCTGGCGCTGCCGCCTTCCAGGGAATCACGGCGCGTCAAGCGATCACTCCACGTCGGTGATGACGATTGGCGGCACGTGCAACATCGTGATCTCGGGCGCCGGGCCGGCGTAGCCCTTGGCCAGCGCCAGGGCCTCGCTGACCGAGTCGGCGCGCTCCCAGCCGAGCAGCGCCGGTACATGCGCGTTCTGCGCGCCGGCGACGATCACCTTGCCGATGTGCTGGCGGCCGTTCTCGCCCCAATACCACATGAAGAAGGGATGCGCGCCGTGATAGGCGTGGCCGCGACGGTACATCTCGATGTAGCTCGGGTTCTCGGCGAACTCGCGCTCGTATTTCTCGCGCAGCACGAAGGGGTCGCGCGTCTCCGGCAGCAGGCGGTTGAAGAACTCGATGTAGCTCGGGTGATGCGCGTGGTCCCACTCGTCGTGGCAGGGGTGGGCCAGCACGAGCACGCCACCCTTCTTCAAGAGCGGCTTGCCGCGGTAGAAGTTGAAGAGGTAGCCGAGCGCCATCACCTGCACCAGCAGGGGATTGAGGATCGAGTTGACGTTATAGGGCGAGATGAAGGGGATGCCGACCACCAGGATGTCGCACTGGCCGCGCACCTTGACCGCGTACTGCTCGAAGTTGCGCTCGAGGATCTTCTCGTGGACCGGATCGGTCTTGCCGGCGTAGCAGGCGACCAGCTCATAGGCGGCGGGGACCGCCTGCATCAGCTTGCGCTTGGCCGCGCGCGGCAGCTTGCTCAGCGCCCACTTCAGCCCCTCGAGCTTGAGCCGATCGAACTCGGTGTAGTTGTCCTCGTTCTTGCTGATGAAGGACATCTGACCGTCGTACATGCGGTTGTTCAGCGCGGTCTCGATATGGAAGACGTTGAGCTTCTCGTCGACGATACGGCCGATGCGGTTGCACTTATGCGCCAGCGCAGAGCGCGCGGGGTCCATGTAGCTGTCGCTGTCGCGAATCGTCTGCGGCTCGTGATGGGCGCGCAGCGTGGCGTAGTCGCAGAGCCCGACGCCGACCGACTTGTGCCCGCCGTCCATCGGCACGAGGTTGATGTTGAGGTAGATCACCAGATCGGACTCGACGGCGCGGCGATTGAGGTTGACGACCTCGCCGTGCTTGGTGTGGCCGATGTTGACGACGCCGTCGGGATCCTCGGCGTCGTGGTTATAGAGCCGGTCGGGCGCGAAGGCGTTGTAGATCTTGCTGCCGACCATGCGCCGGATCTCGGCGGCGGTCATCCGGCGGTGCAACGAATTGGCGACGATCAGATGCACGTCGTCGACGCCGTGCGCGGCCAGCAGCTCGAGCACGATCTCGAGCAGCTGCTGACGCACGTCGGGGGTGCGCATCGGCGGCAGCGGCAGGCTGATGTCGTCCATCGCGATCGTCACGCGCATGCCCGGCCTGAGCTGCGCGAAGAGCGGATCGCACTGCTCGGGGTGGTTCAGCGCATAACGGATCGCCGCCTCGGGGTTGGCCAGGCCCTGCAGCGGGGGCTTGGGGTAGATCACCCGGGTGCCGACGGGGAGGTCCTCGAGCAGCAGGTCCTCACCATAGAAGAGCAGGCGCGGTGCCGAGCTGCGGTCGATGTAGACGACGGTATCGTCCTGCTTGAAACGCGGTTCGGCTCGCATCGACCTACCTCAAGTTGAGAATCGGCCAGTCGTGCCGCTCGGCGGTGGCACGCAGGCGCATGTCGGGGTTGACGGCGGCCGGGTGGCCGACCATCGCCAGCATGGGCAGGTCGCTCATGCTGTCGCTGTAGGCGTAGCAGTCGCTGAGGTTGATGCCCTCGCGCTCGGCGAAGCAGCGGATCCAGGAGGCCTTGCTGGCGCTGGCCATCACCGGCGGCAGCAGCCGGCCGGTGGCCACCCGCCCGACGAACTCGAGCCGGTTGGCGACGCAATCGTCGAAGCCGAGGTGCGCGGAGAGGGCCTCGACGGTGAAGTCGAGCGCGCCGGTCACGAGGACCTGGCGCAGCCCGAGGCGCCGCGCCTTGTCCAGCAGCTCATAGGCGCCAGGAAAGACCGCGGGACGCAACACCTCCTCGAAGAGCTCCTGGGCCAGGTAGCGCAGCCGATCCTCGGATTGGCCGGCGTAATGGCGGAAGTAGAGGCTGTTGAAGACCTTGCGGCTGTAGAGATCGGCGGCAACGAAGAGCGGCACCGCGAGGGCGGTGCGCGCTGTCTTGCCGAGCGAGCGCAGCAGTCCGGGCTGATTGCGCGCGAAGAAGCCCAGCGTAT
The Pseudomonadota bacterium DNA segment above includes these coding regions:
- a CDS encoding NAD-dependent epimerase/dehydratase family protein — translated: MSRARPAQPTVLVTGATGFLGRHLVEQLFGREDPATLRLLTSAPAAPSPPSGGGEAEAHAGWSRVSWVHGSLTEPATARAAVAGVRRIYHLAGRVSRRAEDAAAMHAVHVEGTRLLCSAARDAGVEKLVLASTSGTLAVSTDAGSRPSEQTTPPLALIARWPYYASKLYQERAAEALCAEGGPALCILHPSLLLGPGDARLSSTGDVLRFLQRDLPLVPSGGLNFVDVRDAAAAFLAAMDHRGDDARGVEHYLLGGPNWSFAEFFGRLERLSKVAAPRLRLPAGLALWGARALEACYRQLDQAAPIEAASVEMAQHFWYLDDSKARRELGFVSRDPAETLADTVRDLRQRFRC
- a CDS encoding AMP-binding protein; the protein is MTRRDSLEGGSASDLSPSEAFAGRQLFLLGGTGFLGKVTLAMLLHNFPAVGRVYVMVRAGSGTSSEDRFWSDVVGSPVFDPLRERYGAALEGLLRDKVRVVDGDITRDDLGLGAAAAEVAANVDVILNSSGKVTFNPALDQSLRTNVNGTRNIIAFAKRLRRPALVHVSTCFVAGNRSGDIWENEPVVGYFPRHEELEGARFDVEQEIADCAQLAARVRAEADDAVQTAYFFRAARERLREEGRDPENERYLKLAQARERKNWIRDRLTALGIERAARWGWPNIYCYSKALAEQLVAREEGLVRAIVRPSIVESAVAFPFPGWNEGFTTTAPLTFLALKGQNLFLASEKLILDLTPVDHIAAGLLSVAAQCCVGEPELVYQLASGDTNPVRMQQVVALLGLYKRKHFQRRDEGPRWINALLARMEARPASAATFARSSAPLFRRTARQVGRLLDEVQPRWGARRVAETVERLKGQVQRVEQVMEGVEEAFAMYRPFTVDNHYVFRTDHLRALQARFVAAERPLLPWGVAALDWHHYWMSIHFPGLEKWVFPELERDFAAKPPKTIFTYNSLIELLETAARLHPTRVALRMERDGHDDRYTYADLRELAARVAGFLQRQGVQPGARVMLLCENRPEWAMCYFGVIDRGCTCVPVDKQSSVVEIVNLVRAGGVAGVLLGEGASAGASALRLALDAAEHEGVALWTLAQALAPAVPEQPADEPAPRPRLQSDAVASLIFTSGTTGQPKGVMLTQRNLTAMTAELTSVFDLRPTDGLLSVLPLHHTLEFSAGLLLPLAHGAQITYLREMNGDALSGALRSGKVTAIVGVPALWELLRRRLRSGVGEHGAWLTTLLDGAIRGGGWLREHTPVNPGLALLWPLHARLGGRLRYLISGGSPLAEEVNRFFYGLGLPLLEGYGLTEASPVLTVTRPHERPVWGSVGQPLPRIELQVVDPDGRGVGEIIARGPTVMAGYYGNEAATTAALRDGWLYTGDLGYLDDARNLFLVGRSKDLIVDADGRNVYPDELEELYGGCPLVKELSVVGLPDGHHERVAALVVPDPMQEPTLGSEEREARIRDHFRAVSATLPFHKRIKLLELTNDELPRTATRKVRRNEVLFLLERRLRRTTQGGGRALDASGAPSGSGHDWLIELVAQVSGRARAQLTLDTRLEELGFDSLMYSELAAAIEHAGGTLGGLEDITALGSMRELAAVARRVAGGAGAASASWTSELRSSVTAVTVAGQGDEAAAAPGDASEARTLRIPSALATVGSRALDQGQSWIYRHLFDCRFEGRANIPYHTHFILAANHCSHLDSGLAKLALHDRGTNLHGLAAADYFFDTPLKRAYFENFTKLVPMDRSGSLRRSLRQALDLLAQGHDLLIFPEGTRSPTGELQEFKPSLGYLAAHARVGVLPVYIWGSYEALPKGGLWPKQREVGARVGPLLEFATIERLTAGLPRSESYRAIALAVQRQIEAMRDGRPCWHDVEALRAAIGLPPAPVTGPSAAAAALAAAADHAAEGQAGLAAPKATPRPRRKRSAP
- a CDS encoding DUF2088 domain-containing protein — its product is MRAEPRFKQDDTVVYIDRSSAPRLLFYGEDLLLEDLPVGTRVIYPKPPLQGLANPEAAIRYALNHPEQCDPLFAQLRPGMRVTIAMDDISLPLPPMRTPDVRQQLLEIVLELLAAHGVDDVHLIVANSLHRRMTAAEIRRMVGSKIYNAFAPDRLYNHDAEDPDGVVNIGHTKHGEVVNLNRRAVESDLVIYLNINLVPMDGGHKSVGVGLCDYATLRAHHEPQTIRDSDSYMDPARSALAHKCNRIGRIVDEKLNVFHIETALNNRMYDGQMSFISKNEDNYTEFDRLKLEGLKWALSKLPRAAKRKLMQAVPAAYELVACYAGKTDPVHEKILERNFEQYAVKVRGQCDILVVGIPFISPYNVNSILNPLLVQVMALGYLFNFYRGKPLLKKGGVLVLAHPCHDEWDHAHHPSYIEFFNRLLPETRDPFVLREKYEREFAENPSYIEMYRRGHAYHGAHPFFMWYWGENGRQHIGKVIVAGAQNAHVPALLGWERADSVSEALALAKGYAGPAPEITMLHVPPIVITDVE
- a CDS encoding HAD family phosphatase, coding for MSRPTAFYDLEGTLIRTNLVHTLGFFARNQPGLLRSLGKTARTALAVPLFVAADLYSRKVFNSLYFRHYAGQSEDRLRYLAQELFEEVLRPAVFPGAYELLDKARRLGLRQVLVTGALDFTVEALSAHLGFDDCVANRLEFVGRVATGRLLPPVMASASKASWIRCFAEREGINLSDCYAYSDSMSDLPMLAMVGHPAAVNPDMRLRATAERHDWPILNLR